The DNA segment GGCGGTGGCGAGGCTGGGCCCCAAGGTGATCGTCACCGGGCGCACTCCCGCGCCCACGGGAGACGAGCCCTACCTCGCGCTGGACGACAAGGACTTCGAGACCTTCCGCAAGGAGGAGATGGTGCGCCGCAAGAAGGCGGACCCGTCCCTCACGGTGGTGCGCTTCAACGAGGTGTTCGAGTCCTACGTCCGGGCCCGCGAGCTGTGGCGCAACCTCCAGGAGGTGTACGCCCAGGGCCTGTCCATCGAGTACGAGACGTGCGACGTGCGCAACTCCGCGGACGTGCGGGCCATGGTGGACCGGGTGCGCGAGTACCACGGCCACATCGATGGCATCGTCCACGGCGCCATGGTGGAGTCCTCCAAGAGCCTGCCCGACAAGACACCGGGCATCGTCGCCTCCACCATGGAGGTGAAGGTGCTCGGCCTCATCAACCTGCTGGAGGCCACGCGGCGCGATGACCTGAAGCTGATGATGTGCTTCGGCTCGGGCGCGGGCCGCTTCGGCAACAAGGGCCAGACGGACTACAGCGCCGCCAACGACTTGATGAGCAAGTGCGCCATGGCGTACGCGCACCGGGCCCGGCCCCACATGCGCTGCGTCACCATCGACTGGACGGCGTGGGAAGGCGTGGGCGCCGCGGCGCGGCAGATGGACGTGGTGCAGAACACCGGCGTGTCCTTCATCACCCCGGCGGAGGGCGCCTACTGGTTCATCAACGAGCTGATGCTCGGCCGCTCCGAGCGCGAGGTGGCCATCTTCGACGAGCGGCTCTTCCGTGAGTGGCCCTTCCTGGGCGCCTCCGCGGACGGCCCGGACGCGCGCACCGTGTACGACGACCGAGGCTTCCTGCTCGTGCGCTCGGACTACCCGATGCTCGACTGCGTGGAGCGCCATGACGCCGAGGGCCTCATCGCCACGCGCACGTTCGACCTGAGGACGGACCCGTTCGTGCTCCAGCACCAGCTCGACTCGGTGCCCATCATGCCCGGCACCTTCGGCTTCGAGATGTTGGGCGAGACGGCCTCCCTCTTCCGCCCGGACCTGGCCGTGCTGCGCGCGGAGAACCTGCGCATCGAGACGCCGCTCAAGTTCTTCAAGGCCCCGCTCACCGGGGAGCGCGCCAAGGGCAAGCCCGTCCACGTCACCCTCACCGCCAAGGTGCTCAAGCGCGAGGGCGACGAGTTGACGCTCTACGTGGAGTCCAGCAGTGACCTGGCGCTGGGCGGGCGCTCCGAGCAGACCCAGCGGCGCATCCACCAGCAGGGCATCTTCGTGCTCGGACCGCCGCCCCCCGTGGAGGTCGGCCAGGGCAAGCAGCTGCCCGAGGCGCTCCCCGGCGCCCGCGCCCGCTCCATCTTCCACCTGGCCAAGGAGCCCTTGTACCTGGGTCCGCTCTTCTGCCGCGCCGAGTGGGTCTACGTGGGCGAGCGCGAGGTGGAGGGCATCATCCGCGCGCCCCGGCAGCGGGAGATCTTCACGCACGTGGCGCGGCCGCGCTTCCAGTTGGATCCGCTCCTGCTCGACGCCGCCTTCCAGGTGGCGGCCAACTGGGACGGACACCACAACAACCTCGTGTCGGTGCCCATGGGCGTGGACCACCTGGTGCGCGGGCGCCAGCGGCGGCTCGGCGAGTCGGGCCACGTCAAGGCGCGGATGATGCGGGTGGAGGGCGAGGACGTCATCTACGACTTCGAGGTGCGCGGCGAGGACGGCGCGTTGCTGCTGGGCGGCAGCGGGCTGTGGTTCCGGCGGCTGCGCCGGGGTGAGCAGCGGAGTGCGGAGGGCTGAGCGGCTCCAGCTCCCGGGTGGGCGGGAGCTCTTCCTGGGCTGGGCCGAGGTGGGGGCGGAGGACGACGCCGCCCTCTCCGGCCTGGAGCGCGAGGGGCTCGCCCGGTGCCGGACGGCCAAGCGGCGGCGGGAGTTCGTCGCGGGCCGGCTCGCCGCGCACCGCGCCCTGGAGCGCCTGGAGCCCGGCGCCCGGGCGGAGGTGACGGCGCGCGCCGAGGGGCCGGACGCGGGGCGCCCGGTGCTCGTGCCCGAGCGGGGACTCGCGCTGTCCATCTCCCACTCCACGGGACTGGCGGTGGCGGCGCTCGCGCGCGGCGGCGCGCTGGGCGTGGACCTGGAAGAGCGGGTGGAGGCGGGCGAGGCCTTCCTCGAGGAGGCCTTCGCGCCCGGTGAGCGCGCGGGCTACGCCGCCGTGTGCGGAGCACAGGTGGATGCCACCACCGCCGCCTGGGCGATGAAGGAAGCGGTGCTCAAGGTGTGGGGCGTGGGGCTGCGCGCCCCCTTGCAGAAGGTGGCGGTGCGCCCCGTGCTGCTCCACGCGCACGCGGGGCTCCTGGCCCTGCGGGTGAAGCTCGACACGTGGGAGCTGCCCCCGGGGCTCGGTGAGCCCCCGTCCGTCCTGGACGCGCTGCTGCTCACGGACGGCACGGGGCGGGTGCTGGCGGCCGCCGGCTGACGGCCGCCAGGGGACTCCCCGCTACACCCGCTCGGCCGGGGGAGTCTCCT comes from the Cystobacter ferrugineus genome and includes:
- a CDS encoding 4'-phosphopantetheinyl transferase family protein, giving the protein MRRAERLQLPGGRELFLGWAEVGAEDDAALSGLEREGLARCRTAKRRREFVAGRLAAHRALERLEPGARAEVTARAEGPDAGRPVLVPERGLALSISHSTGLAVAALARGGALGVDLEERVEAGEAFLEEAFAPGERAGYAAVCGAQVDATTAAWAMKEAVLKVWGVGLRAPLQKVAVRPVLLHAHAGLLALRVKLDTWELPPGLGEPPSVLDALLLTDGTGRVLAAAG